The following coding sequences lie in one Bacteroidota bacterium genomic window:
- the menB gene encoding 1,4-dihydroxy-2-naphthoyl-CoA synthase codes for MSTKRNWQSIKEYKDILFEKWNHIGKITINRPEVHNAFRPTTVFEMADALDICREDQDIYVIVLTGAGDKAFCSGGDQQVKGEGGYIDEQGIPRLNVLDVQKKIRSMPKPVVAMVNGWAVGGGHVLHVVCDLTIASENARFGQVGPKVGSFDAGFGSSYLASIVGQKKAREIWFLNLFYSAAEALEMGLVNRVVPLAQLEDATVEWCEIMMKRSPIALRMIKLGLNAALDGQAGLQEFAGNATLLYYLTEEAQEGKRAFLEKREPDFHRFPKFP; via the coding sequence ATGAGCACAAAACGTAACTGGCAGTCAATTAAGGAGTACAAAGACATTTTGTTCGAGAAATGGAACCATATCGGCAAGATCACCATCAACCGGCCTGAGGTGCACAATGCCTTCCGGCCCACGACGGTATTTGAGATGGCCGATGCGCTCGATATTTGTCGCGAAGACCAGGATATCTATGTAATCGTCCTGACCGGTGCCGGCGACAAGGCATTTTGCAGTGGTGGCGACCAGCAGGTGAAAGGTGAGGGAGGCTATATAGACGAACAGGGTATTCCGCGACTCAATGTGCTGGATGTACAAAAGAAGATCCGCTCGATGCCCAAGCCCGTAGTGGCCATGGTGAATGGCTGGGCTGTGGGCGGGGGCCATGTGCTTCATGTGGTATGCGACCTGACCATCGCATCCGAAAACGCCCGTTTCGGGCAGGTTGGTCCAAAGGTGGGCAGTTTCGACGCCGGCTTTGGATCTTCTTATCTCGCAAGTATCGTGGGGCAGAAAAAGGCCCGGGAAATCTGGTTTCTGAATTTGTTCTACTCTGCAGCCGAGGCGCTTGAGATGGGACTGGTCAATCGTGTGGTGCCACTCGCGCAGCTCGAGGATGCCACAGTGGAATGGTGTGAGATTATGATGAAGCGCAGCCCGATTGCCCTGCGGATGATCAAGCTTGGCCTCAATGCCGCACTCGACGGTCAGGCTGGTTTGCAGGAATTTGCAGGCAATGCCACATTGTTGTATTACCTGACAGAGGAGGCTCAGGAAGGCAAACGGGCATTCCTCGAAAAACGTGAACCCGATTTTCATCGTTTTCCCAAATTTCCCTGA
- the menD gene encoding 2-succinyl-5-enolpyruvyl-6-hydroxy-3-cyclohexene-1-carboxylic-acid synthase produces MIHPKSGLLYLATLIRRRGIRRLVVSPGSRNAPIVSVLCNMPGMECYTIVDERSAGFFALGLAQQSGEPVALTCTSGTATLNYGPAVAEAFYQRIPLLLLTADRPPEWVDQADGQTIRQQGLFDLHVRKSVSLPAEVHNEDDLWFAGRLSAEALNALQWPVAGPVHINLPFREPLYNLPAEFPGEIKDISILRGEFLPHPQQLDKLVASWNGSTRKMILVGQMMPDPQVQEAVRLLAADPSVVVLTETTSNLYGHGFVSAIDRSLSVMPEPEAYEPEILLTLGGQVVSKRIKAFLRKAKNMQHWHVDPAHDSPDTYKHLNIHIPAAPSVFLPLLSGRIQRSESTFRQLWQQLQEKGKQLHDQYLDRCSFGDLKVYEVVFNHLPEDYDLQLSNSTPVRYAQLFDHPHGRRQFANRGTSGIDGSVSTAAGAALASGRPTLLITGDLAFFYDTNGLWHKHLSPDLKIIVIHNGGGGIFRFIDGPSDSGLLERFFEASHRTSAAGLASAYGLHYFVAGDIESLRRSLPAFFAPSDKPSILEVFTPAARSAAMLKCYFKFLASNSQKMA; encoded by the coding sequence ATGATACATCCCAAAAGCGGGCTTTTATACCTGGCTACCCTGATTCGCCGGCGTGGCATCAGGCGGCTGGTAGTTTCGCCGGGTTCGCGCAATGCACCCATCGTGTCAGTATTGTGCAACATGCCTGGCATGGAATGCTATACCATTGTGGATGAGCGTAGTGCAGGGTTTTTTGCGCTGGGTCTGGCCCAGCAGTCAGGCGAACCTGTTGCGTTGACCTGTACCTCTGGAACAGCCACCCTCAACTATGGCCCTGCTGTGGCCGAGGCATTTTATCAGCGCATTCCCTTGCTGCTGCTCACGGCCGACCGTCCGCCCGAATGGGTGGACCAGGCCGACGGACAAACCATCCGCCAGCAAGGCTTGTTCGATCTGCATGTGCGCAAGAGTGTCAGCCTACCTGCCGAAGTACACAACGAAGATGACCTCTGGTTTGCCGGCCGCCTGTCAGCTGAAGCACTCAACGCCCTGCAATGGCCTGTTGCCGGGCCGGTGCATATCAACCTGCCGTTTCGTGAGCCCTTGTACAACCTGCCGGCTGAATTTCCGGGCGAAATTAAAGATATCAGCATCCTCCGAGGTGAGTTTTTGCCTCATCCGCAACAACTTGATAAGCTAGTTGCAAGTTGGAATGGCAGCACCCGGAAGATGATTCTTGTGGGTCAGATGATGCCTGACCCTCAGGTGCAGGAGGCGGTGCGCCTGCTTGCCGCCGATCCCTCAGTGGTTGTGCTCACCGAAACCACCTCCAACCTGTACGGTCATGGTTTTGTCAGCGCCATCGACCGCAGCCTGAGTGTGATGCCGGAACCGGAGGCCTATGAGCCGGAAATATTGCTCACTCTGGGCGGTCAGGTGGTCTCCAAGCGCATCAAGGCTTTTCTGAGGAAAGCAAAAAACATGCAGCACTGGCATGTGGATCCCGCCCATGACAGTCCTGATACATACAAGCATCTCAACATCCATATTCCTGCTGCGCCATCTGTTTTTCTGCCATTGCTGTCCGGACGAATCCAGAGGAGTGAAAGTACGTTCAGGCAGCTGTGGCAGCAGTTGCAGGAAAAAGGTAAACAGCTTCATGATCAGTATCTTGACCGTTGCAGCTTTGGCGATCTGAAGGTTTACGAGGTAGTTTTCAACCATTTGCCTGAGGACTACGACCTGCAGCTATCCAACAGCACGCCGGTGCGTTACGCCCAGCTTTTTGATCATCCGCATGGCCGAAGGCAGTTTGCCAACAGGGGCACCAGCGGCATCGACGGCAGCGTTTCCACTGCGGCCGGGGCTGCCCTGGCCAGTGGCCGGCCTACCTTGCTTATCACCGGCGACCTGGCATTTTTCTACGACACCAACGGGCTGTGGCACAAGCATCTGAGTCCTGATCTGAAGATCATCGTCATCCACAATGGCGGTGGCGGCATCTTCCGGTTTATTGATGGTCCATCGGACAGCGGATTGCTGGAGCGTTTTTTCGAGGCGTCGCACCGCACCAGTGCTGCAGGGCTGGCCTCGGCTTACGGGCTCCACTATTTCGTGGCCGGCGATATCGAAAGCCTGCGGCGGAGCTTGCCGGCATTCTTTGCGCCATCCGACAAACCTTCGATACTCGAAGTGTTTACCCCCGCAGCCAGAAGTGCGGCCATGCTGAAATGCTATTTTAAATTTCTGGCATCCAACAGCCAAAAGATGGCCTGA
- a CDS encoding chorismate-binding protein, whose translation MVNEAQIAKLLHRAVPFAAWRLPSTSEVHLLAGGMKLFNPSSGEEGFVFYPFDHSVAQPLIITGGMEEHSEISYPAAGFPPGNQADEVAGFSAYQAQFDEVLDHIKSGEVSKLVLSRIIETHGLSPDEASRAFFALCSRYPEAFVYVFSDGQHEHWMGASPETLVRFTGDHAFTMSLAGTIPAGQGMDWTAKEAEEQQIVTDFIVDQLKQAGAEHVEIGKTKESPAGRLVHLKTEIRFSLTANTSRLGIVTTLHPTPAVCGSPREAALPLIRRIEKHRRRYYAGFLGPWSTNDDAWLFVNLRCMAFSATRSLLYVGGGITAGSDVLREWNETAWKSGTLSWLFEAK comes from the coding sequence TTGGTCAACGAAGCACAGATTGCAAAGCTGCTCCATCGGGCAGTACCTTTTGCCGCGTGGCGCTTGCCCTCAACCAGTGAGGTGCATCTGCTTGCCGGAGGCATGAAACTTTTCAATCCATCCTCAGGGGAAGAGGGCTTTGTGTTTTATCCTTTTGACCACTCAGTGGCTCAGCCGCTCATCATTACCGGAGGGATGGAGGAACATTCTGAAATCTCGTACCCGGCAGCCGGTTTTCCGCCCGGAAACCAGGCTGATGAAGTTGCCGGCTTTTCTGCTTATCAGGCTCAGTTCGATGAAGTGCTGGATCACATCAAATCCGGTGAAGTTTCGAAGCTGGTGCTTTCGCGCATCATCGAAACACATGGCCTGTCACCTGACGAAGCTTCGCGTGCTTTTTTTGCACTTTGCAGCCGCTATCCCGAGGCATTTGTTTACGTGTTTTCCGACGGTCAGCATGAACATTGGATGGGCGCAAGCCCCGAAACCCTGGTGCGATTCACGGGTGATCATGCTTTTACAATGTCGCTGGCCGGTACTATACCTGCAGGGCAGGGGATGGACTGGACGGCTAAAGAGGCTGAGGAGCAGCAAATTGTAACAGATTTTATCGTTGATCAGTTAAAGCAGGCCGGTGCGGAGCATGTTGAGATTGGCAAAACCAAAGAATCTCCTGCGGGCCGGTTAGTACATCTGAAAACGGAAATCCGCTTCAGCTTGACGGCCAATACCAGCAGGCTTGGAATAGTCACAACCTTGCACCCCACGCCGGCCGTCTGTGGCAGTCCGCGAGAGGCCGCCTTGCCGCTGATCCGGCGCATCGAAAAACACCGGCGCAGGTATTATGCCGGATTTTTAGGTCCCTGGTCAACAAATGACGATGCCTGGCTGTTTGTCAACCTGAGATGCATGGCTTTTTCGGCTACACGAAGCCTGCTTTATGTAGGAGGCGGCATCACCGCTGGATCGGACGTCCTGCGTGAGTGGAACGAAACAGCCTGGAAGTCGGGCACACTTTCTTGGCTTTTTGAAGCCAAATGA
- a CDS encoding hotdog fold thioesterase, with amino-acid sequence MSQLNALNKGTLMEQLGIEYLEVAEGFLKARMPVDHRTFQPNRLLHGGASLALAETVGSFGSALLVDREKYEVRGAQISGNHLRAVREGWVFAEARLIHRGRNTHVWNIDIMDEQGRMVSTCRLTNFVIAR; translated from the coding sequence ATGCCCTGAACAAAGGGACGTTGATGGAACAGCTTGGTATTGAATATCTTGAGGTAGCCGAAGGTTTCCTCAAGGCGCGCATGCCGGTTGACCATCGCACTTTTCAGCCCAACCGGCTGTTGCATGGCGGAGCCAGCCTGGCTTTGGCCGAGACAGTCGGAAGTTTTGGTTCGGCTTTGCTTGTCGATCGCGAAAAGTACGAGGTGCGAGGTGCACAAATCAGTGGCAACCACCTGCGTGCAGTGCGCGAAGGATGGGTGTTTGCCGAAGCAAGGCTTATCCACCGTGGGCGCAATACCCATGTTTGGAATATCGACATCATGGACGAGCAGGGCAGGATGGTGTCCACCTGCCGGCTCACCAATTTTGTCATTGCCAGATAA